A stretch of the Erpetoichthys calabaricus chromosome 3, fErpCal1.3, whole genome shotgun sequence genome encodes the following:
- the cln8 gene encoding protein CLN8 encodes MHKNVESIFYMDYFSWNVQCKVISAGFFFYFGVFLISHLTSACLSLTYQHLLAKEKVFWDLAATRAVFGIQSTIAGLSALLIDPVINANNIAAQEDWSWFNILTATGFFIFENVALYGFSIAFRTFDLPLTVHHFFAVAGYTSLVFWDKSGHYLPMVTLLLEMSTPFTCISWMLLKANYAHSVLWKFNQWVMIHLFHCRIVLTYHLWWVSWSRWDQIEENYPVPVRVNFFTGLTLLTFIINPIWTHKKTLQLLKPVDWNFNTNPSDVNGKPSEKKS; translated from the exons ATGCATAAAAACGtggaaagtattttttatatggaCTACTTTTCATGGAATGTTCAATGTAAAGTGATTtctgctggattttttttctactttggaGTGTTTTTGATTTCCCACTTGACTTCTGCTTGTTTATCATTAACATATCAACATCTTTTGGCAAAAGAGAAAGTCTTTTGGGACCTGGCAGCCACACGGGCAGTATTTGGGATCCAAAGTACAATAGCAGGCCTCTCAGCTTTACTAATAGACCCAGTGATCAATGCAAACAACATCGCTGCACAGGAAGACTGGTCTTGGTTTAACATTCTCACGGCCACAGGCTTCTTCATCTTTGAAAATGTTGCACTTTATGGATTCAGTATTGCTTTCCGAACTTTTGATCTTCCTTTAACAGTCCATCATTTCTTTGCTGTTGCTGGTTATACAAGTTTAGTATTCTGGGACAAGAGTGGTCACTATTTGCCTATGGTCActttactgcttgaaatgagcACTCCATTTACGTGCATTTCATGGATGCTATTAAAG gctAACTACGCACATTCTGTCTTATGGAAGTTCAACCAGTGGGTGATGATTCATTTGTTTCACTGTCGTATTGTTCTCACATACCACTTGTGGTGGGTGAGTTGGAGTCGGTGGGATCAAATCGAAGAAAACTACCCAGTTCCTGTGCGTGTCAACTTTTTCACTGGTCTGACCCTTCTTACCTTTATCATAAATCCAATATGGACTCATAAGAAAACATTACAGCTTCTGAAACCTGTTGATTGGAACTTTAATACAAATCCATCAGATGTTAATGGAAAGCCATCTGAAAAGAAAAGCTAA